Proteins from one Raphanus sativus cultivar WK10039 unplaced genomic scaffold, ASM80110v3 Scaffold3029, whole genome shotgun sequence genomic window:
- the LOC130506240 gene encoding L-ascorbate oxidase homolog: protein MKVGVKLLAVCLCLATATVVMVQAEDPYFHHVWNVTYGTASPLGVPQQVILINGQFPGPNINSTSNNNVIVNVFNNLDEPFLITWNGIQHRKNCWQDGTAGTMCPIPPGKNFTYHFQPKDQIGSYFYYPTTSMHRAAGAFGGLRVNSRLLIPVPYADPEDDYTVLINDWYTKSHTQLKKFLDSGRTMGRPDGILINGKAGKGDGSDQPLFTLKQGKTYRVRICNVGLKTSLNFRIQNHKMKLVEMEGSHVLQNDYDSLDVHVGQCFGVIVTANQEPKDYYMVASTRFLKKALATTGLLRYEGGKGVASPQLPAAPVGWAWSLNQFRSFRWNLTASAARPNPQGSYHYGKINITRTIKLVNTQGKIDGKLRYALSGVSHTDPETPLKLAEYFGVADKVFKYNIISDNPTSDQIKNIKIEPNVLNITHRTFIEVVFENHEKSVQSWHLDGYSFFAVAVEPGTWTPEKRKNYNLLDAVSRHTVQVYPKCWAAILLTFDNCGMWNIRSENSERRYLGQQLYASVLSPEKSLRDEYNMPESSLQCGLVKDKPKINPY from the exons ATGAAGGTAGGGGTTAAACTATTGGCCGTGTGCCTATGCCTCGCGACGGCAACAGTCGTGATGGTCCAAGCGGAGGATCCTTACTTTCACCACGTGTGGAACGTAACATATGGAACCGCATCTCCTCTCGGTGTTCCACAACAAGTAATTCTCATTAACGGTCAATTCCCTGGTCCTAACATCAACTCAACTTCTAACAACAACGTCATCGTTAATGTCTTCAACAACTTGGACGAGCCTTTCCTCATTACTTG GAACGGAATCCAGCATAGGAAGAACTGCTGGCAAGATGGAACGGCAGGAACAATGTGTCCAATCCCACCGGGTAAGAACTTCACATACCATTTCCAGCCAAAGGATCAGATCGGTAGCTATTTCTACTACCCGACCACCTCTATGCATCGTGCCGCGGGTGCCTTTGGTGGCCTCCGTGTGAACAGCCGTCTCTTAATCCCTGTCCCCTACGCTGACCCTGAAGATGACTACACTGTCCTTATCAACGACTGGTACACCAAAAGCCACACTCAGCTGAAGAAGTTCCTTGACAGTGGCCGTACTATGGGCCGTCCAGATGGCATTCTCATCAACGGTAAGGCCGGAAAAGGCGATGGCTCCGACCAGCCTCTTTTCACCTTGAAGCAAGGGAAAACCTACAGAGTCCGGATCTGTAACGTGGGTCTCAAGACATCTCTCAACTTTAGGATTCAGAACCACAAGATGAAGCTTGTTGAGATGGAAGGCTCACATGTTCTCCAGAACGATTATGACTCGCTTGACGTCCATGTCGGTCAATGCTTCGGCGTGATTGTCACGGCAAACCAAGAACCTAAAGATTACTACATGGTGGCTTCCACAAGGTTCTTGAAGAAGGCTTTGGCTACAACAGGCCTCCTTCGCTACGAGGGAGGCAAAGGTGTTGCTTCTCCTCAGCTACCTGCGGCTCCCGTTGGCTGGGCTTGGTCTTTGAACCAGTTCCGCTCTTTCAGGTGGAACTTGACAGCCAGCGCAGCTAGACCTAACCCACAGGGCTCTTACCATTACGGAAAGATTAACATCACTCGCACCATTAAGCTCGTGAACACTCAGGGAAAGATCGATGGTAAGCTTAGGTACGCGTTGAGCGGTGTCTCTCATACAGACCCCGAGACCCCCTTGAAGCTCGCTGAGTATTTCGGTGTTGCTGATAAGGTTTTTAAATACAACATTATTTCCGACAACCCTACCTCAGATCAGATCAAGAACATCAAGATCGAACCCAATGTTCTTAACATCACTCACCGCACCTTCATCGAAGTCGTGTTTGAAAACCACGAGAAGAGCGTCCAGTCTTGGCATTTAGATGGATACTCCTTCTTCGCTGTAGC GGTTGAGCCAGGGACATGGACAccagagaagaggaagaactaCAATCTTCTAGACGCAGTGAGCCGACACACAGTCCAAGTGTACCCCAAGTGTTGGGCTGCAATCTTGCTTACATTTGACAACTGTGGAATGTGGAACATTAGGTCGGAGAATTCCGAGAGACGATACTTGGGACAGCAACTCTACGCAAGTGTCTTATCGCCGGAAAAATCTCTCCGGGACGAATACAACATGCCGGAGTCAAGCCTCCAATGTGGTCTTGTCAAGGACAAACCTAAGATTAACCCTTACTAG